From Pseudomonas sp. stari2:
TGGCTATGTGGCATTATTTTTCGTTATTTGAGTTATTGCGGCTGGCTATAAGTGCTCCTGATAGTTGAGTGATTTGCTCGGTTAGTTGGACTTTTAACTTGCAAGCTCACATGGAAAAGAAAGATCCGGATGAAAGGCAATTCTTTAAAACCCGTGCCGCAGACCGTGCTTGATCAATTGGCGACTGACGGAACCTTCGGCCGCGTCGCTGAGAATGGGCAGATGCTTGAAGTGGAGGGCGGCAAGTTTTCGCTTGCCGATGGCAGGTGCAAAGGGCGGGGCTGGAAAGGCAGAGTCGTTGGGCTGCGAAGGCTGATATCCAGACGGCAGGAAGGCTGAGTGTGCGGAGATTTTGAGCTGCTATCGTTGTGCATACAGCAGAGTCGTATCCCTGCGAGGTTCTTGAGTGGCAAACCCTGCTGTATGGACGAGGCGGGTCAGCCCGGGACGTCATCGTCCGTGGCTGAGACTATTTGACGGCGTACACTTTGCGTACATAGCGCGTGCTTTTCCAGGCGCACGGCGCACCCCGCGCAACAAACACGCTGTCGCCGGTATTGACGGTCACGCTCAAACCCTCAGGCGTCTGCAACGTTACGGTTCCTTCGATCAGATACATCAGCTCATTGAGCTTGTGCGGGCGACCGTGACGTTCGTAGGGCGTCGAGTCCCACACGCCGACACGCAGATCGGTAGTCGCGTCTTCGAAAGCGTTACGTGACCGGCATTGCGGTGATGGACCGATCAGAATCTGTTGTTCCGGCGCGGCGGAGGGAGACAGGTGTGCCAGCGGGTCGAGCGAGGTCACACCAGGCGTCGCACCTTTGGTGGCCATGGCGCAAAACGCCCACCGCGAACCGGTCTGTGCTTCGATCCGTAAAGCCGTGCCCCGGCCTATGACCGCGCTGGCGCCGACGGCCAGTTCAAGTGTCCGCTCCCGGGTTTTCAATGTCACGTGCCCGGCGTGAACCACGATCACTTCGGTGTGCGGGAAATCCTCGACCTCAAGGCTTTCGCCTGTTTCGACGATGCCTGCAGACACGCCGTCGTTTCCTGACCAGGCGACCTGACGTTCAGTCGAGAACGGGTCTGCAGCGTTCAAGGGTTGCTGCTTGAAAGAGGTGTCGACGCGACTGCCATCGGCGCGAGCCAACAGCATGATGCAAGGTTCGAACATACGGGTGAAGCTCCAGCTATTGAGGGGATTTCTTGTGGGGGGCGAAAAGCGCCAACCCGAGGGTCAGCCGATGGCTTGAGTGACCAGCGCAAACTGCCGAACGCCATGGTGTGCTTGCGGTGCTGTACCACGGGACATTTGTGCCACGGTGTCGACCTGCTTCAGGCCGGCAGCTTCCAGCCAATCGGCCAGACCACCATCCGCTGGAATATCGATACGCACAAAGGCGTCCGGTACCTTGGCCAGCAATGTCGCGATCAGATGTTGGGCCTGCTCAAGGTTTTCGGCGATCAACGGGCCGATGCAACGACCGCGACCGAACGGGCGCAGCAGGGCGAACGCGCGCAGCTGACCGTCGCGCACAATGCCCACCGCATGCTCGACGATGGCGAATAGATCGGTGAGCACCGCTTGTCGATCCAGGCCGCTCCCGGCATTGGCCAGTTCCAGCACCCGCGCATGATCCGCTTCGCGCAGTGGGCGGCATTCTTCACCGTCTGCCAATGGCCCGGGCAGAGGGGCTTGCGCCTGGCCCTGGTGCTGCTGAATCCGGCCAAACTCGACAAAACCCTGGCTCGCATACAGCGGTGCGCCGGCCACGGTTGCATTCAATATCGCCGTGCTTGACTGGCAAGCCTGCAGCGCGTGTTCCATGAGCTTTCGCCCGATGCCCTGGCCCTGGTAATCGTTACTGACAATGACCAGGCCAATGGTCGTGAAATCACCTTGCGGGCAGGCGAACGCGGTGCCGATCAAGCGCTCGCCATCAAGTACGACAAAGCCCTTGCTGACCCTTTGCAGCATGGCCCAGTCGTCGAGTCGATGGGGCCACTTCAATTGCACGGACAGTGCATGGGCCTTGGGCAGGTCGTCGGCAGTCATCGGCCGATAGACGTAGGACGGACGTGGGGTGGACATGGCGATTCTCCGATAAAGAGTGTGCGCTTACGCCGGTTTTTCCGGCGAGATGACGCCTGTATCCCATCTGGATGAAAGCCTGACAAGGGGGCAGGGAATATTCGGCAGATTCCGCGAAGCACGGTCCCGAAGACCACACTTACTACTTAATCCGGGGCTTGTGTCGGCAGCAAATGCTTGGGCCTTTTTACTCTATAAAAGGCTTGTACCGAGCCTCGTCGCCCTAGGCGCTGGATGTGTTTTCTATCGCTTCAATTCAGAACCGGGCTGACGCGCGCGACAGCACCTGACACTACTGCTGCGATGGGGCGCAGTTTCTGCGGGCAAAGCCGATATCCGAAATCCACAGTGGCTGAAACAGGTCCATAAGGGCGCATAAACCGGGGCTTTGCCCAAGGCTGGAGCGCACCGCAAAGTCTGCTGAGTGGAATGACCAAAACGGTGATTTGTATCGAACGGAGGTCGCTTTTAACGCCATCTGCTGATTTCACGGTGTTGTAATGACGGTGTGCTGCAGCGTTGCATCGCTACTGCGCAAACCAGGCAAATGCTTGTAGCGCCATTGACCTCAACGAACTTCAGGAACGCACTCAATGAGCTTTCTTCGCCCCAAATTCATTACCTTCGACTGCTACGGAACGCTGACCAATTTCCACATGGGCACGATGACCCGCGAACTCTTCGCCGATCGCGTACCCGCGGAGCAGATGGATCAGTTCGTCAAGGATTTCTCGGCCTATCGTCTGGACCAGGTCATGGGCGACTGGATGCCGTATGACGAGATTCTCAAGACCGCTCTGGCGCGTACCTGCAAGCGTTGGGGAATTGAATACCGCGAAGAAGGCCAGCTGTATTACGACGCTGTTCCGACCTGGGGCCCGCACCCGGACGTACCAGCCGGCCTGTCGAAAATCGCCGACAAGATTCCCTTGGTGATTTTCTCCAACGCCAGTAACAGCCAGATCATGTCCAACGTCGAAAAGCTCGGCGCACCTTTTCACAAAGTCTTCACCGCAGAGCAGGCACAAGCCTACAAGCCACGTCTGGCAGCGTTCGAGTACATGCTCGACAACCTCAACTGCGGCCCGGAAGACATCTTGCATGTGTCTTCAAGCTTCCGTTACGACCTGATGCCGGCCCACGACATGAAGATCAAGAACAAGGCCTTCGTCGCCCGTGGCCACGAAGTACCGGGCAATGCCTTCTACAGCTACCACCAGATCCCGGACATCGGCGGCCTGGCCGGACTGGTCGGCCTGTAACGACATCCTCATTGGCAAAGGCGGGATTGAACATGGGCAGTGAATCCTACTGGCTCGACAGCGCACCGGACTTCACCGGCGCACAGCTCGGCGGTTTGCCCGGGCAAGTCGATGTGGCCATCGTCGGTGGCGGTTTCACCGGGCTGGCGGCGGCCCGGGCCTTGGCGCTCAAGGGCGCCAGTGTGGTGGTGCTGGAAGCAGGGCGCGTGATCGGCGAGGCATCGGGACGCAATGGCGGGCAGTGCAATACGGGGGTGGCGCAGGATTACGCCAGCCTCAGCGCCAGTCTCGGTGCCGACCGGGCGAAAGCCTATTACCAGGCTTACGAAAGTGCCGTGCAAAGCGTTGTGTCGCTGGTCGAGCAGGAGCAGATCCCCTGTGACCTGCTGCGCAACGGCAAGCTGAAACTGGCGGCAAAACCGCTGCACTACGAAGGCTTGGCCCGTACCTGTGAGCTGATTCGCAACGAAGTCGATGCCGATGTTGAATTGCTGTCTGCCGAACAGACCCGCACCGAAGTCAACTCTGCGCAGTTCCATGGCGGCCTGTTGCAGCGCAATGGCGTGCAGATGCACGTCGGGCGTTTCGGCGTCGGTCTGGCGCAAGCGGCAGTGCGTCACGGCGCGCTGATCCATGAGGGCACCTCGGTGCTCGACTGGAAAGCCCGGGCCGGCGGTTATCAGGTCAACACCAGCAAGGGGTCGCTGCACGCCGGGCAGGTTCTGCTGGCGACCGGCGCCTGTCAGCACGGTGGGCTGGGCTGGTATCGGCGGCGGATTGTGCCGGTCGGCAGTTTCGTGATTGCCACCGAGGTCCTGCCGCGGGCGCTGATCGATCAGTTGCTGCCGGGGCGCCGCGCTTATGTCACCAGTCGAATGATCGGTAACTACTTCCGCCTGACCCCGGACAACCGCTTGCTGTTTGGCGGGCGTGCGCGGTTTGCCATGTCCGACAGTGTCAACGATGCCAAGAGCGGCAAGGTGCTGCAGGCGGCGATGATCCAGATGTTCCCGCAACTGGCCGGCGTCAGGATCGATTACTGCTGGGGCGGCCTGGTAGACATGACCTCCGACCGTTTACCGCGAGCCGGTCAGCACGGCGGCGTGTTCCACTCG
This genomic window contains:
- a CDS encoding cupin domain-containing protein codes for the protein MFEPCIMLLARADGSRVDTSFKQQPLNAADPFSTERQVAWSGNDGVSAGIVETGESLEVEDFPHTEVIVVHAGHVTLKTRERTLELAVGASAVIGRGTALRIEAQTGSRWAFCAMATKGATPGVTSLDPLAHLSPSAAPEQQILIGPSPQCRSRNAFEDATTDLRVGVWDSTPYERHGRPHKLNELMYLIEGTVTLQTPEGLSVTVNTGDSVFVARGAPCAWKSTRYVRKVYAVK
- a CDS encoding GNAT family N-acetyltransferase, yielding MSTPRPSYVYRPMTADDLPKAHALSVQLKWPHRLDDWAMLQRVSKGFVVLDGERLIGTAFACPQGDFTTIGLVIVSNDYQGQGIGRKLMEHALQACQSSTAILNATVAGAPLYASQGFVEFGRIQQHQGQAQAPLPGPLADGEECRPLREADHARVLELANAGSGLDRQAVLTDLFAIVEHAVGIVRDGQLRAFALLRPFGRGRCIGPLIAENLEQAQHLIATLLAKVPDAFVRIDIPADGGLADWLEAAGLKQVDTVAQMSRGTAPQAHHGVRQFALVTQAIG
- a CDS encoding haloacid dehalogenase type II, whose amino-acid sequence is MSFLRPKFITFDCYGTLTNFHMGTMTRELFADRVPAEQMDQFVKDFSAYRLDQVMGDWMPYDEILKTALARTCKRWGIEYREEGQLYYDAVPTWGPHPDVPAGLSKIADKIPLVIFSNASNSQIMSNVEKLGAPFHKVFTAEQAQAYKPRLAAFEYMLDNLNCGPEDILHVSSSFRYDLMPAHDMKIKNKAFVARGHEVPGNAFYSYHQIPDIGGLAGLVGL
- a CDS encoding NAD(P)/FAD-dependent oxidoreductase, which encodes MGSESYWLDSAPDFTGAQLGGLPGQVDVAIVGGGFTGLAAARALALKGASVVVLEAGRVIGEASGRNGGQCNTGVAQDYASLSASLGADRAKAYYQAYESAVQSVVSLVEQEQIPCDLLRNGKLKLAAKPLHYEGLARTCELIRNEVDADVELLSAEQTRTEVNSAQFHGGLLQRNGVQMHVGRFGVGLAQAAVRHGALIHEGTSVLDWKARAGGYQVNTSKGSLHAGQVLLATGACQHGGLGWYRRRIVPVGSFVIATEVLPRALIDQLLPGRRAYVTSRMIGNYFRLTPDNRLLFGGRARFAMSDSVNDAKSGKVLQAAMIQMFPQLAGVRIDYCWGGLVDMTSDRLPRAGQHGGVFHSMGYSGHGVQMSVHMGQVMADVMAGNAEANPWRELDWPAIPGHFGKPWFLPLVGAYYRFQDYLH